A stretch of Phoenix dactylifera cultivar Barhee BC4 chromosome 16, palm_55x_up_171113_PBpolish2nd_filt_p, whole genome shotgun sequence DNA encodes these proteins:
- the LOC103722300 gene encoding uncharacterized protein LOC103722300 produces the protein MKVVELSALAVQVVRGRWFTVFASFLIMAASGGIYIFGIYSNDIKTALGYDQQTLNTLAFFKDLGASVGIISGLIYEVTPPWVVLALSAGINLFSYLMIYLAITGRIARPHVWQMCLYLCLGGNAQAFTNTGAVVTCVKNFPASRGVVIGLLKGYVGLSGAIVTQLYLAFYGGDSRSLVLLIAWLPAAIPLVFISTIRIFKSTRQPGESSKPFYCFLYVSLFLATFLMVMIVVQKRFTFSHSAYSVSAAIVLLLLFLPLAVVTKEEFKIFRKKKQSLQDPPPLSVAIETPTVPQPPPPEPKPTPATASPIKKSSPLSHVIRIFKAPDRGKDYSILQAVVSTDMLILFLSTISGVGGTLAAIDNMGQIGQSLGYPARSISTFVSLISIWNYAGRVAAGFASDIFLAKYKLPRPVLLAAVLLLAGAGHLLIAFGIPGSLYVASVIIGFSLGAQVPLLFAIISEVFGLKYYSTLFNFVPLATPIGTYVLNVKVAGKLYDREAAKQYAKLSGSSVESLTCTGVQCFKLSFLIIAAVTVLGALVMLVLVWRTWDFYKGDMHEKYREESQGRTHGEERKNEMIPYTPEERANGT, from the coding sequence ATGAAGGTGGTTGAGCTCTCCGCCCTCGCCGTCCAGGTGGTCCGGGGCCGGTGGTTCACCGTATTCGCGTCGTTCCTCATCATGGCAGCCTCCGGCGGCATCTACATCTTTGGCATCTACTCCAACGACATCAAGACCGCCCTCGGCTACGACCAGCAGACCCTCAACACCCTGGCCTTCTTCAAAGACCTCGGCGCCAGCGTCGGCATCATCTCCGGCCTCATCTATGAGGTCACCCCACCCTGGGTCGTCCTCGCCCTCAGCGCCGGCATTAACCTCTTCAGCTACCTCATGATCTACCTCGCAATCACCGGCCGCATCGCCCGCCCCCACGTTTGGCAGATGTGCCTCTACTTATGCCTCGGCGGCAACGCGCAGGCCTTCACCAACACGGGCGCCGTCGTCACCTGCGTCAAGAACTTCCCGGCAAGCCGTGGCGTCGTGATCGGCCTCCTCAAGGGCTATGTTGGCCTCAGCGGTGCCATCGTCACCCAGCTCTACCTCGCCTTCTACGGCGGCGACTCCAGGTCCCTCGTCCTCCTCATCGCATGGCTCCCCGCCGCCATCCCCCTCGTCTTCATCTCCACCATTCGGATCTTCAAGTCGACGCGCCAGCCTGGCGAGAGCAGCAAGCCGTTCTATTGCTTCCTCTACGTTTCCCTCTTCCTCGCCACCTTCCTCATGGTCATGATCGTAGTCCAAAAAAGGTTCACTTTCTCCCACTCCGCGTACAGCGTCAGCGCCGCCAtcgtccttctcctcctcttcctccccctCGCCGTCGTTACCAAAGAAGAGTTCAAGATCTTCAGGAAAAAGAAGCAATCTCTCCAAGACCCCCCACCTCTGTCCGTAGCCATCGAGACGCCGACGGTCCCCCAACCGCCACCGCCCGAGCCGAAACCAACCCCAGCCACCGCATCACCTATCAAAAAGAGCTCACCCCTCTCTCATGTCATCCGCATCTTCAAGGCCCCTGACAGGGGGAAGGACTACTCCATCCTCCAAGCCGTTGTGAGCACGGACATGCtgatcctcttcctctccaccatTTCCGGTGTCGGTGGCACCCTGGCGGCGATCGACAACATGGGCCAGATCGGCCAGTCGTTGGGCTACCCTGCTCGGAGCATCAGCACCTTCGTCTCCCTCATCAGCATATGGAACTACGCTGGGAGGGTGGCGGCCGGGTTCGCCTCTGATATCTTCCTCGCCAAGTACAAATTGCCTCGCCCTGTGTTGCTCGCAGCAGTCCTCCTCCTCGCCGGCGCCGGCCACCTCCTCATCGCCTTCGGAATCCCGGGCTCGCTCTACGTTGCGTCGGTGATCATCGGCTTCAGCTTAGGAGCACAGGTGCCGCTGCTCTTCGCAATCATATCAGAAGTGTTCGGTCTCAAGTACTACTCCACGCTGTTCAACTTCGTGCCTCTTGCCACGCCGATCGGGACGTATGTGCTGAACGTGAAGGTCGCCGGGAAATTGTATGATAGAGAGGCGGCGAAGCAGTATGCGAAGCTCTCTGGTTCCTCCGTGGAGTCGTTAACGTGCACCGGAGTGCAGTGCttcaagctttccttcctcattATCGCGGCGGTGACCGTACTCGGAGCTCTTGTCATGCTGGTTTTGGTGTGGAGAACTTGGGATTTCTACAAAGGTGATATGCATGAGAAGTATAGGGAGGAGTCACAGGGTCGCACCCacggagaagagagaaagaacgaGATGATTCCTTATACGCCTGAGGAGAGGGCAAATGGGACTTAA